A genomic window from Scophthalmus maximus strain ysfricsl-2021 chromosome 17, ASM2237912v1, whole genome shotgun sequence includes:
- the si:ch211-51c14.1 gene encoding protein kinase C and casein kinase substrate in neurons protein 3 — protein sequence MSTLPSETNPEDANNRSFWMPGNYQPTVKRTEDAFQACNDIVACFQERARVERQYAQQLSEWSNKWKPVVDSSPLYGSLMKAWQCFLSSADRLASLHASICRSLVSEDGDQVRTWQKDSFHKKLFGGFKESQDTDTGFARAQKPWAKRLKKLDKARRAYHKVSRKEQVAREREAHAQGNPDVAIDKQKKIQEERELAQLESEKVRARYEKVLEEVNRYAPRYMEEMESIFDQSQDEERKRIVFLKQAFLSIHKHLDITNNESVRAVYNELHNTLMAIDEQEDLRWWKNTHGPGMPTDWPHFQEWTPPKKAKKGKKDVEKKGTIERSVMIGGVRVRALYDYVGQETDELSFKAGEEFLKVEDEDDQGWCRGMKDEGWEGLYPANYVEVVV from the exons CCTGGGAACTATCAGCCCACTGTGAAGCGAACGGAAGACGCTTTCCAGGCCTGTAATGACATCGTGGCGTGCTTCCAAGAGAGGGCTCGGGTGGAGAGGCAGTACGCGCAGCAGCTCAGCGAGTGGAGCAACAAGTGGAAGCCGGTAGTGGACTCCA gtCCTCTGTATGGATCTCTCATGAAGGCCTGGCAGTGTTTCTTGTCCTCCGCCGACCGGCTAGCCTCCTTACACGCCTCCATCTGTCGCTCGCTGGTGTCGGAGGACGGGGACCAGGTCCGGACCTGGCAGAAGGACTCCTTCCACAAGAAGTTATTCGGAGGCTTCAAGGAGTCCCAGGACACCGACACGGGCTTCGCACGGGCCCAGAAGCCGTGGGCCAAACGGCTCAAGAAG CTGGATAAAGCCAGGAGGGCGTACCACAAGGTGAGCCGCAAGGAGCAGGTGGCCAGGGAGCGGGAGGCCCACGCGCAGGGGAACCCGGACGTCGCCATCGACAAGCAGAAGAAGATCCAGGAGGAGCGGGAGCTGGCTCAACTGGAGTCTGAGAAG gttCGGGCCCGCTACGAGAAAGTCCTGGAGGAGGTGAACCGCTACGCGCCTCGCtacatggaggagatggagtcCATCTTTGACCAGTCCCAGGACGAGGAGCGCAAGAGGATCGTCTTCCTCAAGCAGGCCTTCCTCTCCATCCACAAACATCTGGACATCACCAACAACGAGAG CGTGAGAGCCGTGTACAACGAGCTCCACAACACACTGATGGCCATCGATGAGCAAGAGGACCTGCGCTGGTGGAAGAACACCCACGGGCCTGGCATGCCCACCGACTGGCCGCACTTCCAg GAATGGACACCTCCGAAGAAAGccaaaaaagggaagaaagacgTGGAGAAGAAAGGAACAATAGAGAGGAG CGTGATGATTGGAGGAGTGAGAGTCAGAGCTCTGTATGACTACGTTGGCCAGGAGACGGATGAGCTCTCCTTTAAAGCAG GCGAGGAGTTTTTgaaggtggaggacgaggacgatcAGGGCTGGTGCCGGGGGATGAAGGACGAAGGGTGGGAGGGGCTTTACCCCGCCAACtatgtggaggtggtggtgtag